In Solidesulfovibrio carbinoliphilus subsp. oakridgensis, the sequence CCCGGTCGATGGCGGCCTTGATCCGTTCGCTGGCCGCCACCTGCTCGTCCGAGGCACTGGCGATGGAGCCGACCTGGCTGGCCGCGTCGCCGGAGAGGCTGACGATCTGGCCAAGGGCCGCCCGGGATTCGCCGGCCAGTTCCGTGGCGTCGCCGACAGCCGCTGCCGCCTGGTCCATGTGGCGGATGTTGTCGAAGGTGCCCTTCTGGATGGCCTGGATGACCTGCCCGACCTCGGCCGTGGCCGACATGGTCTTTTCAGCCAGCTTTCGGACCTCGTCGGCAACGACCGCAAAGCCGCGTCCGGCCTCGCCGGCCCGGGCGGCCTCGATGGCGGCATTGAGGGCCAGCAGGTTGGTCTGGTCCGCGATGTCGGTGATGACGGTCATGACCTGGCCGATGGATTCGGCCTGCCGGCCGAGCTCGGCCATGTTGCCCTTGAGCGCCTCGGCCAGCGTGCTGACCCGGCCGATGGCGGCCACGGAGTCGTCCACCACGGACGCGCCGTCCATGGCCCGCTTGCGGGCCTCCTCGGCGGCGGCGGCGGCCATCTCGGCGCTTCTGGCCACGGCCACCGTGGACTGGACCATGACCCCGACCGAGTCGGCCGTGTCGTCGATGTATTCCTTCTGCTCTTCCGCGCCGTGGCTGACGTCCCGGGCTTCGGTGCGCAGGTCGCCGGTGGCCTTCTTGATGGTGTCGGCCACGTTTTCGAGGGTCTCCCCGGCCGCCAGCATGCCAAAGCGCCTGGCCTCGTCCTTCTTGCCGGCCCGTCTGGCCTCGCGGGTGGCCTCCTCGGCCGCAGCCGCGTGGGCCTCGACCTCGGCGGCCTTGGCCTTGGCCAGTTGGAGCTGATCGTCCATGACCGTGACCATGGCCTCCAGGCTGTCCTTGAGGACGCCGAGCCGGCCGTGGAAGCGGCCGTCGTCGGCAAAGGGGGCCGGACGGCCCTCGCCCACGCTGTTGGCGTAGCCGGCCAGACGCTCGAGCGGCTGCATGAGATAGCGGTTGAGGAGGGCCAGGAACAGGGCCACCAGCACGGCCGCCGCCAGCAGGCCGGCCAGGGACGAAGCGGTCGCGGCCTTGGCCGGCAGGTCGTCGAGCAGGCGGCCGAGGGCGGCGATATCCGCCCGGGCCGCGCTCTGGGCGGCGGCGGTGGCGCCGAGGTCGGCCTCCACCCGGGCAAGGGAGGCCCGGGCCGTGGCGGTCAGGCCGGAAAGCCGCCAGGACGAAGCCGCGTTGGCGGCCAGGACGACCAGAAAAAACCCGACGACCGTGGTGATCGTCAGGCGCAGTTGCAAGGAAAGACGCATACACCCCCCTCTCCGACACCCGGCGCGCCCGGAACCGGGCCGGCTTCCCCCTCGGAATCCGGCCCGGTTCCGGGCGCACCCCCCGCCCCCGTGGTTTCCCGTGCTCGTAGCACACGGGGATTGCAAGTCAATTGTTATGTAAAAACAAGCGTTTTTTGCAACTCGCGTGACGGTGTGTCACGAAACGCGGTCGCCCGGAGCAACCGGCGCCGTCGGCGTCAGGAGGGCCAGCCCGCCGGCGTGTTTGACGGCCAGGATCATGCCGTGGGAGGTGGCGCCCCGGAGCTTTCGGGGCGCGAGGTTGGCCACGAGCACCACCTGCCGGCCGACCAGGTCGTCGGCCGCGAAGTGCTCGGCCAGGCCGGCCACCACGGGACGGGGTTCGGGCTCGCCGATGTCCACGGTCACGGCATAGAGCCGGTCGGCCCCGGGCACGGGCGCGGCCGAGACCACCGTGCCGACGCGCAGGTCCAGTTTGGCGAAATCCTCGAAGGCCACTTCCGGGGCCGGGCCCGGCTTTTCGGCCGGCGCCTTGGGGGCTTTGGAAGCCTTGTCCTTGGCCTTCTGTTTGGGCGCGGCCGGGGCTTTTTCCTCGGCGGCCGGGAGGTCCAGGCGCGGGAAGAGGTTCGAGGTGGCGGCCACGGCCGTGCCGGCGGCAAGCGGGGCAAAGCCCGCCGCCTCGGCGTCGAGCCGGATGGCGGCCGGGTCCTGGCCGAGCTGGGCCAGGAGCTTTTCGGCGGCCTCGGGCATGACCGGCAGGAGGCAGGCGGCGGCCCGGCGCAGTCCGCCGAGGGCCGTGGCCATGACCGTGCCGAGGCGCTCGGTGCGGCCTTCCTTGAAAAGGGTCCAGGGCGCCATGGCGTCCACGTACTTGTTGAGCCCGCGCACGAGTTCCCACAGGGCTTTCAGGGCCCGGGAGAACTGGGCCGCGCCGAAAAGCGCCACGAAGTTCTGGGTGGCGTCCAGGGCCAGCCGGGACAGTTCGCCGTCGGCCGGGTCGGACTCCGTGGCCGCCGGCACCACGCTGCCGAAATACTTGGCCGTCATGGCCAGGGTCCGGTTGGCCAGATTGCCGAGGTCGTTGGCCAGATCGGCGTTGAACCGGCCGATGAAGGCCTCGTCGGAATAGCTGGCGTCCGAGCCGAAAACCATCTCGCGCAGGAAGAAATAGCGCATGCCGGACAGCCCGGCCTTGGCGGCCATATCGAGGGGCTCGACCACGTTGCCAAGCGACTTGGACATCTTGGTGTCGCGCACCAGCCAGTAGCCGTGGACGTTGAGGCGCTTATAGAGCGGCAGGTCCATGGCCAGCAGCATGGTCGGCCAGAAGATGGCGTGGGGCTTCAGGATGTCCTTGGCGACCAGATGCTCGGCCGCACCCCACCACTGGGAGAAATCCGGGGCGTCGGGCCAGCCGATGGCGGTCAGGTAGTTGATGAGCGCGTCGAACCAGACGTAGGTGACGAAGTTTGCGTCAAAGGGCAGCTCGATGCCCCAGGTCAGGCGCGACTTGGGCCGGGAGATGCAGAGGTCCTCCAACGCGCCCGACTCCAGGAGGCTCACCACCTCGTTTCGGTACTGGCGGGGCCGGATGAAGTCCGGGTTGGCCCTGATGTGATCGAGAAGCGCGCCCTGGTACTTGGACATGCGGAAAAAGTAGTTCTTCTCGGCGATGTACTCGGGCTTGACCTTGTGGTCCGGACACAGGCCGTCCACCAGCTCCTTGTCGGTCAGAAACCGTTCGCAGCCCTTGCAGTAGTGGCCGCCGTACTCGCCGAAGTAGATGTCGCCCTTGTCGTAGACCTGTTGCAGGGCCCGGCGCACGGCCTCCTTGTGGTCGGCGTCCGTGGTGCGAATAAACCGGCTCGGCGTGATGCCGAGCCGGGGCCACAGGGAACTGAACAGGCCGCTTATGGCGTCGGCGTATTCCTTTGGCGTCTGGCCGGCCGCCTTGGCCGCTTCCGCGATCTTGTCGCCGTGCTCGTCCGTGCCGGTCAGGAAATAGACGTCCTCGCCCAGGAGCGCGTGGAACCGGGCCAGACTGTCGGCCACGGTGGTGGTGTAGGCGTGGCCGAGGTGCGGCTTGGCGTTGACGTAGTAGATGGGCGTGGTAATGAAAAAACGGTTCACGATCCGGTCTCCGGGTCACGGGAAGAGGGTTTGCCGCCGGGGCGGGTGTCGGGGCGGGATTCGGGCCGGGGACGTCGTTGACGCTGGCCCTGGCCCGGGGCCTGTGTCTGAGTCGGGTCCTGTCCGGGATGCTGGCCCGCAGCGGAGCCCGGGTTCGGCCCTGAAGCAGCAGACGACTGCTGGCGCGGATTTTTGCGGGACGGCCGCCGGCCCCGGCGGGAAGGCCGGGAGCCGGGCTCGCGCTCGGCCTGGGGCCCGGCCTCGGGTCCGGCGCTGGGCCCGGCCGGCCGGGACGGGGCCGGCGACGGGGACGCCTGCGGGCCCCCCGCCCCGGATGGACGGGAACGGTCGCGGCCCTCGCCGCGTCCTTCGGGCCGGCCATGGGACGATCCCTCGCCGCGACGGGAGTCGGAACGGCCGCCCTCGGGACGGCCGCCTTCGGGACGGCCGCCTTCGGGCCGGGCGGTCTCGGGCCGGCCGGGTTCGGCCGGCCGCGGCTGGGCCTGCCCTTCCGACGGCAGGCGGGCCTCGACCACCGTGCCCCACTCCTCGACCGTCAGTTCGCGCTCCTCGCCGGCCTCGTCAAGGACCGTCACGGTCTCGCGAAACAGGTTGGTGCGCAGGACCTTGACCGTACCCAGGGAGGTGGAAAACTTCTTGCCGACCCGGGGGCATTTTTTCTGGAACTGCTCGTAGTTTTCCTGTTCAAAAGACAGGCAGCACAAAAGCCGGCCGCAGATGCCCGAGATCTTGGTCGGGTTCAAAAAGAGGTTCTGCTCCTTGGCCATCTTGATGGTGACCGGAGCGAACTTGCGCATGAACCGGCGGCAGCAGCACATCTGGCCGCAGTTGCCGATGGCGCCGAGCATCTGGGTCTCGTGGCGCACGCCGATCTGCCGCAGTTCGATGCGGGTGTGGTAGGCCTTGACCAGGTCCTTGACCAGCTCCCGGAAGTCGATGCGGCCCGGGGCCGTGAAATAAAAGACGATCTTGCCCCGGTCGTGGAGGACCTCCACGTCCACGAGCTTCATCTCCAGGGCCCGGGTTTCGATGCACTTGCGGCAATACGTGCGGGCCTCGCGGGCCAGCGCGTCGTTTTCGCGCTCAATCTCCAGGTCTTCGGGCGTCGGCAGCCGAAAGATGGGTTTGATCTCCTGCTGCTCGCCGTCTTCGGGCGGCGTGTCGCGGACAAGCGTCACCTTGCCCATGCCGAGCCCCTGCTCGGTCTGGACCAGGACGCTGTCGCCGACGGCCACGACAAAGGGTCCGGAGTCGAAATAATACACCTGTCCGTGGTCACGGAACTTGAGGCCGAGAATATGGCTCATGCACGCCCTATGGATACGCCGCGCCTGGCGGCGGTAATAATCGCCGAAGCGTGGCATATACTCCAGAAGCGGTCCAACGGCAAATGCCGCGGCGGCTTTGCCGAAAATTTTTCACGAAACGGTGTTGACAACCCCGGGCCATCCGCGTAGACCGCTTCCTCGCTGCACATGAACAGCGCACGGGCCATTAGCTCAATTGGTAGAGCAGCGGACTCTTAATCCGTTGGTTCAAGGTTCGAGTCCTTGATGGCCCACCAGCAATCCCAAGGGGTTACGGTTAACAGCCGTGGCCCCTTTTTCGTTGATCGTCCGGTTTGCCCCCCACCTGTCCCCCGCTTTCGGATTATATGGCATGAATCCCCGTGAAGGTTGCCGAGGCGAGGGGGCATCCCCGGCAAGGGAAAAGCTCTCTTGGTCCTGCCGTGCCCATTCACCGGGCGCTCGACGCAATGACCGCCCATAAGGCACGCCGGGATCCAGCGGACAGTCGACACAAACCGTGCCCGTCCGGCGAACCTCGCGGCGAAATTGCGCTCAGTGTCCACACCCGCACTCCCCCATTTCCAGGCCAGTGACCACGGCAGCAAAGAGGGTTACCGCTTCCGACTCCCTTGCGTATTCCGTCGCCACCGCCGACTCTACTCCGCAGTCCGATCCCAGGCCCTTTCACGCTCCCCGTTCCTTTCCCGCCGCCTATTTCCTCCCAAAGGTTTTCCGTTGCCAGGGATTGCCTCCCCTGGCATGTGTGGCCCATCTCCTTTCAAAAACAAGGCTGAGGATGGACAATGCCCCGCTGCCTGTTCACTTCCGTTTGGCCCTCAAGGCCCTTTCTGGTTATAGTTCTTCTCCTGTGCCCGCTTAAAGCCCCTGCGGCTGATCCCTGGCACGGGAAGGTGGTCGGGATCGTGGACGGTGCAACCTTGGACATCGCCAAACCTGATGGGCAGGGAGAACGGGCCAGGCCGTGCGCCATCGGAGTTCCGCCTTCTGGAATCTCCAAGGTCACGACGCCCTCCCACTCGCCCGAGTTATCGTGGACCGCTTGCCGTTGAATTGGAGAGTTTGGTGTCGAATAGGAGGTTATATGAAGCTCTTCGCGCTGGTTATCGCTTGCGCTGTTCTGTTCTCCAGCTTTTCGTATGCTGATGAAGTATCGAAGGAAGCACGACAGAACAGTGAGAATGCTCAAAATCCCCAAAAGAGTCCGTACAAAGCTTCTCCTCGACTCAGCTACGGCAGCAATAAGCCTGACAAAGACGACAATGGGCTTGGGAATCTCAAGCCTATGCTGGATCAGACCTTTGGCAACAACAAAGATGGAGTCGGTGGGGGCGTAATGCCCAACGCTGGCACATATAAATTCTAGAGCGTTTTATGGACTGATTGAAGATTCTGGTTATGGTATGGCTTATAAGCCGTAAGCCGTACGCAGCAGTTCATGACACGCTCTCGAGGGAGACGTTGTCTGAAGGCAATGTCGCTCCCCCCTCCGCTCTTTTCGTGGCGGTCCACGAGAGGAGCGGCAACCGGTGCGGTCACGCCCCTCCCCGGCCTCAACCGACGCCGTCCGTTCCCATCCGCAAGGCAAGGGCGGCTTGCCCCGCATTCTCTCCCGCGCAGCCGAGCGGACCACGGCCTAGCCGGCTTCCAGGAGGCGACTCAGCCGAGGGAGCTCATAAGCGCTTCGAGTTCGGCCCAACGGGCGTAGAGACGCTCCACCTCGGCTTCCGCGGCCTGAAAGGTTTCCAGGCGGCGGGCCAGCTCGTGCCCGTCCGTGGCCACGGACGGATCCTCCAGGGCCTCTTTCGCGGCTTGAGCGGCCGCCTCGGCCGCGGCGATGGCCGCTTCCATGCCGTCGTACTCGCGCTGGTCCTTGAAGGTCAGCTTCTTGCGGCCGGGGCCGGCCTTGGGCTTGGGCGGCTGGGCCTTGGCCTCCCGGGCCTTGGCCTCCTTGGCCTCGGCCTTCTGGCGGGCCAGGAAGTCCTCCTCCCACTGGGCGTAGTCGGCGTAGACTTCCGACCGGCCGGCCCCGTCGAGGCCGAGGATGACGGTGGAGACCCGGTCGAGGAGCGACCGGTCGTGGGTGATGACGACCACGGCGCCCGGAAAGTCGAGCAGGCTCTCCTCCAGCATCTCCAGGGTCGGGATGTCGAGGTCGTTGGTCGGC encodes:
- the ricT gene encoding PSP1 domain-containing protein, which gives rise to MSHILGLKFRDHGQVYYFDSGPFVVAVGDSVLVQTEQGLGMGKVTLVRDTPPEDGEQQEIKPIFRLPTPEDLEIERENDALAREARTYCRKCIETRALEMKLVDVEVLHDRGKIVFYFTAPGRIDFRELVKDLVKAYHTRIELRQIGVRHETQMLGAIGNCGQMCCCRRFMRKFAPVTIKMAKEQNLFLNPTKISGICGRLLCCLSFEQENYEQFQKKCPRVGKKFSTSLGTVKVLRTNLFRETVTVLDEAGEERELTVEEWGTVVEARLPSEGQAQPRPAEPGRPETARPEGGRPEGGRPEGGRSDSRRGEGSSHGRPEGRGEGRDRSRPSGAGGPQASPSPAPSRPAGPSAGPEAGPQAEREPGSRPSRRGRRPSRKNPRQQSSAASGPNPGSAAGQHPGQDPTQTQAPGQGQRQRRPRPESRPDTRPGGKPSSRDPETGS
- a CDS encoding methyl-accepting chemotaxis protein produces the protein MRLSLQLRLTITTVVGFFLVVLAANAASSWRLSGLTATARASLARVEADLGATAAAQSAARADIAALGRLLDDLPAKAATASSLAGLLAAAVLVALFLALLNRYLMQPLERLAGYANSVGEGRPAPFADDGRFHGRLGVLKDSLEAMVTVMDDQLQLAKAKAAEVEAHAAAAEEATREARRAGKKDEARRFGMLAAGETLENVADTIKKATGDLRTEARDVSHGAEEQKEYIDDTADSVGVMVQSTVAVARSAEMAAAAAEEARKRAMDGASVVDDSVAAIGRVSTLAEALKGNMAELGRQAESIGQVMTVITDIADQTNLLALNAAIEAARAGEAGRGFAVVADEVRKLAEKTMSATAEVGQVIQAIQKGTFDNIRHMDQAAAAVGDATELAGESRAALGQIVSLSGDAASQVGSIASASDEQVAASERIKAAIDRVRDLSARTTEGMLRSAGTIETLGGEIEELIKLNGVFKLIGQGTAQDVVEALAVAPDMAGLAREAMERLMRKALSENAFLELLYATDANGVQITENIAPAGFNSKGAASVRGKNWSSRPWFTGAMKNQDTSISPIYLSEASGEYCLTISTPILAQGRIVGVLGADIKVFS
- the metG gene encoding methionine--tRNA ligase, translating into MNRFFITTPIYYVNAKPHLGHAYTTTVADSLARFHALLGEDVYFLTGTDEHGDKIAEAAKAAGQTPKEYADAISGLFSSLWPRLGITPSRFIRTTDADHKEAVRRALQQVYDKGDIYFGEYGGHYCKGCERFLTDKELVDGLCPDHKVKPEYIAEKNYFFRMSKYQGALLDHIRANPDFIRPRQYRNEVVSLLESGALEDLCISRPKSRLTWGIELPFDANFVTYVWFDALINYLTAIGWPDAPDFSQWWGAAEHLVAKDILKPHAIFWPTMLLAMDLPLYKRLNVHGYWLVRDTKMSKSLGNVVEPLDMAAKAGLSGMRYFFLREMVFGSDASYSDEAFIGRFNADLANDLGNLANRTLAMTAKYFGSVVPAATESDPADGELSRLALDATQNFVALFGAAQFSRALKALWELVRGLNKYVDAMAPWTLFKEGRTERLGTVMATALGGLRRAAACLLPVMPEAAEKLLAQLGQDPAAIRLDAEAAGFAPLAAGTAVAATSNLFPRLDLPAAEEKAPAAPKQKAKDKASKAPKAPAEKPGPAPEVAFEDFAKLDLRVGTVVSAAPVPGADRLYAVTVDIGEPEPRPVVAGLAEHFAADDLVGRQVVLVANLAPRKLRGATSHGMILAVKHAGGLALLTPTAPVAPGDRVS